A DNA window from Impatiens glandulifera chromosome 7, dImpGla2.1, whole genome shotgun sequence contains the following coding sequences:
- the LOC124910767 gene encoding uncharacterized protein LOC124910767 isoform X2, with protein sequence MNPAPPPSETNEELEKKFVAYVCTERCVWNNGSWRVVADEDTHWHCDSHTLDVDCLLRDLSDLHYVLSPNQADEQEDYAHMCGWRRAVIIRDMEEQEALSSVSLSGGALLSASYQTQSPSIVFQ encoded by the exons ATGAACCCTGCGCCACCGCCTTCCGAGACTAACGAGGAGTTGGAGAAGAAATTTGTTGCTTATGTATGTACAGAACGATGTGTATGGAACAATGGGTCTTGGCGAGTTGTCGCTGACGAAGATACTCATTGGCATTGTGATAGTCACACTCTTGATGTTGATTGTTTATTACGTGATTTGTCGGATTTGCATTATGTTTTGTCTCCGAATCAAGCAGATGAACAGGAAGATTATGCGCATATGTGTGGATGGAGGAGGGCTGTGATtatcag AGATATGGAGGAGCAAGAGGCTCTCTCCTCTGTCTCTCTAAGTGGAGGCGCCCTCCTCTCTGCATCTTACCAGACTCAGTCTCCCAGCATCG TTTTCCAGTAG
- the LOC124910767 gene encoding uncharacterized protein LOC124910767 isoform X1 has product MNPAPPPSETNEELEKKFVAYVCTERCVWNNGSWRVVADEDTHWHCDSHTLDVDCLLRDLSDLHYVLSPNQADEQEDYAHMCGWRRAVIISMEIVKIKLKTLKDLKLSYQIMYHMSYFFPSFVAKRYGGARGSLLCLSKWRRPPLCILPDSVSQHRFPVVGD; this is encoded by the exons ATGAACCCTGCGCCACCGCCTTCCGAGACTAACGAGGAGTTGGAGAAGAAATTTGTTGCTTATGTATGTACAGAACGATGTGTATGGAACAATGGGTCTTGGCGAGTTGTCGCTGACGAAGATACTCATTGGCATTGTGATAGTCACACTCTTGATGTTGATTGTTTATTACGTGATTTGTCGGATTTGCATTATGTTTTGTCTCCGAATCAAGCAGATGAACAGGAAGATTATGCGCATATGTGTGGATGGAGGAGGGCTGTGATtatcag CATGGAGATTGTAAAAATCAAGCTGAAGACATTGAAAGACCTGAAGTTATCATATCAAATCATGTACCATATGTCTTACTTCTTCCCAAGCTTTGTAGCTAAG AGATATGGAGGAGCAAGAGGCTCTCTCCTCTGTCTCTCTAAGTGGAGGCGCCCTCCTCTCTGCATCTTACCAGACTCAGTCTCCCAGCATCG TTTTCCAGTAGTTGGAGATTAA
- the LOC124946058 gene encoding uncharacterized protein LOC124946058 produces the protein MDANESLTALKKAYADVILNTVKEAAARILVSERKALRYQHELKATKEQGLQMLLRLKQLSASKASEAEVTSLNQQRKIKELESQLQETEDRKRKAEMGSCNQKNKVEELELQLNEAEDIVNDLRQELRQLEAELRSLKKRKLQQQEECGNYIQANDQDTSNVNGICDSQSAIQFNLPPLVSDEHTILSPPTGTPEISFNDVKKSCVNKASVPSIVLKQNDLEPYRNRRTQRIHAFEEKLMAGQLDFQSGERGSMGVVTESDAQVVETSDSENTSNIEEVNIHEPGALNDSLQVSSPNYDVDQKIKPVETLGIDQTIDNRIIKYTFQRKRKKDMQMNPVEMRKCSTITESSSRDSRCVEQVAHQLISLSEK, from the exons ATGGACGCCAACGAG AGTTTGACAGCATTAAAGAAGGCATATGCGGATGTAATCTTGAATACAGTGAAAGAAGCGGCGGCTAGGATATTGGTTTCTGAGAGAAAAGCTTTACGTTATCAGCATGAACTTAAGGCTACTAAAGAACAGGGACTTCAGATGCTTCTTCGGCTAAAGCAACTGTCGGCTTCTAAG GCTAGTGAAGCCGAGGTGACGAGTTTGAATCAGCAGAGAAAGATAAAAGAACTTGAGTCACAGCTTCAGGAAACCGAGGACAGA aaaaggaaagcagaGATGGGCTCATGTAATCAAAAGAATAAAGTGGAAGAGCTTGAGTTACAACTTAATGAAGCTGAGGATATTGTAAATGATCTAAGGCAAGAACTCAGACAATTAGAAGCTGAGTTGCGCTCGttaaagaagagaaaattaCAGCAACAAGAGGAGTGTGGTAATTACATTCAGGCTAATGATCAGGACACTTCAAATGTAAATGGGATATGTGATTCTCAATCAGCTATTCAGTTCAACCTTCCTCCCCTTGTCTCAGATGAACACACTATACTCTCTCCTCCAACAGGCACACCAGAAATATCTTTTAACGACGTGAAAAAATCTTGTGTTAATAAAGCTAGTGTTCCTTCTATAGTATTAAAACAGAATGATCTTGAACCATATAGAAATCGGCGCACACAACGCATTCATGCATTTGAGGAGAAGCTGATGGCTGGACAGTTGGATTTCCAATCTGGAGAAAGAGGGTCTATGGGAGTGGTTACAGAAAGTGATGCTCAAGTTGTTGAAACTAGTGATTCTGAGAACACTTCTAATATTGAAGAGGTGAATATTCATGAACCAGGGGCTCTGAACGATAGTCTGCAGGTCTCATCACCTAATTATGATGTAGACCAGAAGATAAAACCAGTAGAAACTCTCGGTATTGACCAAACAATTGACAACAGGATTATTAAATATACATTCCAAAGGAAGCGGAAGAAAGATATGCAAATGAATCCTGTGGAAATGAGAAAGTGCAGCACAATAACTGAATCCTCCTCTCGCGATAGTAGGTGTGTAGAACAGGTTGCTCATCAG CTTATATCTCTTTCGGAAAAGTAA